A region from the Brassica napus cultivar Da-Ae chromosome C8, Da-Ae, whole genome shotgun sequence genome encodes:
- the LOC111214082 gene encoding uncharacterized protein LOC111214082: MSQLLFRLSKLSHRNKNVFAQKSVRLFSTSPCLSLCCVWDDALGLVEGGSYIGKVLFFDPAKNEILQVPDKTIPQELLNSKPIGASQGWGFSSEQSNHNSLHITDLFNPLAASKSNTKMIPLPPLTSMLYGQTKVVWNVAMSSSSPHEEDCVVAIKFFGRQLSMCKPGRDLAWTNRLIPFDRAENSNLMYSKRDQRFYLPAPGGNYLCSWDLHFDNDPKFNELVFPNFPNLPQSTWEDLDSCIREDHWVESPSGQSFLVKRYSRVGSKAPIVCTRFS; the protein is encoded by the exons ATGTCACAGCTTCTCTTCCGTCTCTCCAAACTCTCTCACCGGAATAAGAATGTTTTT GCACAGAAGAGCGTTCGTTTGTTTTCAACCAGCCCTTGTTTGTCACTTTGCTGCGTTTGGGATGATGCTTTGGGTTTGGTAGAAGGTGGCAGCTACATCGGAAAGGTCCTCTTTTTTGATCCGGCCAAGAATGAGATACTCCAAGTCCCGGATAAAACAATTCCACAAGAGCTACTTAACTCGAAACCAATAGGAGCTTCACAAGGATGGGGATTTTCATCTGAACAGTCCAATCATAACTCTCTTCATATCACCGACCTATTTAATCCTCTGGCTGCTTCCAAGTCAAACACCAAGATGATTCCTCTGCCTCCGCTTACTAGTATGCTCTATGGTCAAACCAAAGTGGTCTGGAACGTGGCAATGTCCTCTTCTTCCCCTCATGAGGAAGATTGTGTGGTGGCTATCAAGTTCTTTGGTAGGCAACTGAGTATGTGCAAGCCTGGTCGTGACCTCGCTTGGACTAACAGGCTAATCCCTTTCGACCGCGCGGAAAACTCTAATCTCATGTATTCAAAGAGAGATCAAAGGTTCTATTTGCCTGCCCCTGGAGGCAACTACTTGTGCTCTTGGGACCTCCACTTCGATAATGATCCTAAGTTCAATGAGTTGGTGTTTCCTAACTTTCCCAATTTGCCACAGTCCACGTGGGAAGATTTAGATTCTTGCATCAGGGAGGACCATTGGGTAGAGTCACCTTCCGGTCAAAGTTTTCTAGTCAAACG TTATTCACGTGTAGGAAGCAAGGCCCCGATTGTTTGTACGAGATTCAGTTGA
- the BNAC08G01300D gene encoding uncharacterized protein BNAC08G01300D — translation MSQLLIRLSAKLSSRNNNVCIHKCFRLFSTGPYLTLGTRVQEVLPSGCKIGDVLLFDPAKEQILTLHDKTIPKELKDEEMIGTSHGWSFFYDRHDRIVRISDIFSPFASKSNPTVIPLPRLTDLPSEQIEQVCNVAMSSSSPLGDEDCVVAIKFSGDQLSLCRPGRDLEWTNILTPFHCCENSNVMYSKRYKRFYLSAPGGIHFFSYHLNENTEHHKLVYRDHPELDQSEWKTLSMCSRREYLVESSSSDERYLVKWYAHGSYSSVLNGIDYQTKRFMVFSEEETAEGKFMCYTEDIGEMCIFIASNETFCIPASSCPGLKPSTIYFMGHGFGSYDLTTGDTHHYKAPDGVITTPCWLPPVSI, via the exons ATGTCTCAGCTTCTCATCCGTCTCTCCGCCAAGCTCTCTTCCCGGAACAACAATGTTTGC ATCCACAAGTGCTTTCGTTTGTTCTCAACCGGCCCGTACTTGACACTTGGTACTAGGGTTCAAGAAGTTTTGCCGAGCGGCTGCAAAATTGGAGATGTTCTCTTGTTTGACCCGGCAAAAGAGCAGATACTGACTCTCCATGACAAAACAATACCTAAAGAGCTCAAGGACGAAGAAATGATTGGAACTTCCCATGGATGGAGTTTTTTCTATGACCGTCATGATCGTATCGTACGTATCAGCGACATTTTCAGTCCTTTTGCATCCAAATCAAACCCCACCGTGATTCCTCTGCCTCGGCTTACTGATCTTCCCAGTGAACAAATCGAACAAGTATGTAACGTAGCAATGTCGTCTTCCTCTCCTCTTGGTGATGAAGACTGTGTAGTGGCTATCAAgttttcaggtgaccagttGAGTCTGTGCAGGCCCGGTCGTGACCTTGAGTGGACTAACATCTTAACCCCTTTCCACTGCTGTGAAAACTCAAATGTCATGTATTCAAAAAGATACAAGAGATTCTACTTATCTGCTCCTGGAGGCATTCACTTTTTCTCCTATCATCTAAATGAAAACACTGAGCACCATAAGTTGGTCTACCGCGACCATCCAGAGCTGGATCAGTCTGAGTGGAAGACTTTGAGTATGTGTTCAAGGAGGGAATACCTTGTGGAGTCATCCTCTAGTGATGAACGTTACCTAGTCAAATG GTACGCTCATGGCTCCTACTCATCGGTGTTAAATGGAATTGATTACCAAACAAAGAGGTTCATGGTGTTTAGTGAGGAGGAGACGGCTGAAGGAAAATTCATGTGTTACACAGAAGATATTGGAGAAATGTGCATTTTCATTGCAAGTAACGAGACTTTCTGTATCCCGGCTAGCTCATGCCCCGGTCTGAAACCTAGCACCATCTATTTTATGGGACATGGCTTTGGTTCTTATGATCTCACTACCGGAGACACACATCATTATAAAGCTCCGGACGGTGTTATCACCACCCCTTGCTGGCTTCCTCCAGTTTCTATCTAG